A single genomic interval of uncultured Desulfobacter sp. harbors:
- a CDS encoding TAXI family TRAP transporter solute-binding subunit: MKGKHLLILGFIGIVSMVFCQPGLAKERVVFGGGPAGGTFQVVANSIQVYKPMKEVKAFRVQAQSSGGSTENLRKTNAGRQQMSVVYSGHVYQGRHGMLSNDTRTYENVLAVAWLYGAPAQLVVHNASGIKSTKDLVGKKVGVGNAGSGAFANCELFFKHMGVWDKIERNAMGYNDAAQAFGNNQLDAFWLFTAFPSGAVMMAAQTNDIAMVDLDADAKSTGFYDKYPYFAKLAIPANTYKGVDVDTPSFQDSTLWVANAKVSDETVYKMLSLIFSDEGLAHMKAQKKTFKDMAVERGANGIVTPFHPGAEKFWKEKGVL, translated from the coding sequence ATGAAGGGTAAACATCTATTGATTCTTGGCTTTATCGGGATCGTTTCCATGGTATTTTGCCAACCCGGCCTTGCCAAGGAAAGAGTTGTCTTTGGCGGCGGCCCTGCCGGCGGAACGTTTCAGGTCGTGGCAAACAGCATTCAGGTTTATAAACCAATGAAAGAAGTCAAAGCGTTTAGGGTTCAGGCCCAGTCTTCCGGCGGCTCAACTGAAAATTTAAGAAAAACAAATGCCGGCAGACAGCAGATGAGCGTTGTTTATTCCGGGCATGTTTACCAGGGACGCCATGGTATGCTGTCAAACGATACCAGAACATATGAAAATGTACTGGCTGTGGCATGGCTTTACGGCGCACCGGCACAGCTTGTTGTTCACAACGCTTCGGGCATCAAAAGCACCAAAGACCTTGTGGGTAAAAAAGTCGGTGTCGGCAATGCCGGCTCTGGCGCATTTGCCAATTGCGAGCTTTTTTTTAAACATATGGGCGTATGGGATAAAATAGAAAGAAACGCCATGGGGTACAATGATGCCGCCCAGGCCTTTGGCAACAATCAGCTTGACGCATTCTGGCTGTTCACTGCATTCCCCTCCGGAGCCGTCATGATGGCAGCCCAAACCAATGATATCGCTATGGTTGATCTTGATGCAGATGCAAAATCAACAGGTTTTTATGACAAATATCCCTATTTTGCAAAATTGGCTATTCCTGCCAACACATATAAAGGCGTAGATGTTGACACGCCTTCATTCCAGGATTCCACCCTTTGGGTTGCAAATGCTAAAGTGTCTGATGAGACCGTTTACAAGATGCTTTCCCTGATTTTTTCCGATGAGGGGCTTGCCCATATGAAAGCCCAGAAAAAAACATTTAAAGATATGGCTGTTGAACGTGGCGCTAACGGTATCGTCACCCCCTTTCATCCAGGTGCTGAAAAATTCTGGAAGGAAAAAGGGGTATTATAG
- a CDS encoding homocysteine S-methyltransferase family protein — translation MGEKNKSILDIINKRILILDGATGTEMQKRGLPPGVSPELWSMENPEVSADIYRAYARAGSDMLYTCTFGGTPWKLEEFGAADKTEQINCKIAENAVKTADELAAREGIRPLIVGDIGPCGRFIMPFGDLDFEQAIQGFKRQVKGLIDGGVDLFVIETQIDIQESRAALLAVKELCGGFTMVSMTFDETGHSLNGTTPEAMAVTLESLGADVVGVNCSTGPTEMLDVIRRIRKMVQIPVMAKPNAGMPVIKDNETVFPMDADEFSSFAHSFAEAGVNIMGGCCGTNPEHIAKLARGMEELTPLERKPVETAMLSSATQALITGSNSTIRIIGERINPTGKKILQGELKAGNMAYVRKLARDQAAAGADLLDINAGMPGIDEKQTLLDIISSVVPVVNLPLVIDSSDPDVVEAAVRYYPGRALINSISAEKEKLEKLLPVAAKYGAMLIVLPLADNELPDKAERRKELVTEIAERAAVYGYKNKDLVVDGLVMTVSSNPQAAKETLATVKWASEQGFGTVLGLSNISFGLPERGWVNASFFAMAAGAGLSWAIANPSHELLMNTKAASDVLTGRDRDALSYIQRFAKDKNAEKKKETTAKKPADLPVEDQIVEAVIEGRREDIERLCNQALEKGMAPSELLEKKMIPAIMTVGEYYDQKKYFLPQLIASAETMQNGFAVLEPALQAAGSNEKKGTLVFATVQGDIHDIGKNIVVLMLRNFGFDVIDLGKDVTAEDIVEAAQTHKADLIGLSALMTTTMVRMPEVIALAKENGLACKVMVGGAVVTREWAESIGAEYSSDGVEAVNVAARICMDNR, via the coding sequence GTGGGCGAAAAAAACAAAAGCATACTGGACATTATTAATAAACGAATTCTTATCCTGGACGGTGCCACGGGCACTGAGATGCAGAAACGCGGCCTGCCGCCGGGGGTCAGCCCGGAACTCTGGTCCATGGAAAATCCCGAGGTATCGGCCGACATATACCGCGCCTATGCCCGGGCAGGTTCAGATATGCTCTACACCTGCACCTTTGGCGGCACTCCCTGGAAACTTGAAGAGTTCGGGGCTGCCGATAAAACAGAGCAGATCAACTGCAAGATTGCAGAGAATGCGGTTAAAACGGCGGATGAGCTGGCGGCCCGGGAAGGCATCCGGCCGCTGATCGTCGGGGATATCGGCCCTTGCGGCCGGTTTATCATGCCCTTTGGCGACCTTGATTTTGAGCAGGCCATCCAGGGATTTAAACGCCAGGTCAAGGGGTTGATTGACGGCGGTGTGGATCTTTTTGTCATCGAAACCCAGATTGATATTCAGGAGAGCCGGGCCGCCCTGCTTGCGGTCAAGGAGCTTTGCGGCGGGTTTACCATGGTATCCATGACCTTTGATGAAACCGGGCACAGCTTAAACGGCACCACGCCCGAGGCCATGGCTGTCACCCTTGAAAGTTTAGGAGCTGATGTGGTGGGCGTTAATTGTTCCACCGGTCCCACAGAAATGCTTGATGTGATCCGGCGTATCCGAAAGATGGTACAGATTCCGGTGATGGCCAAACCCAATGCGGGAATGCCCGTCATAAAAGACAACGAAACCGTATTTCCCATGGATGCTGATGAGTTCAGCAGTTTTGCCCATTCCTTTGCCGAAGCCGGTGTCAATATCATGGGGGGCTGCTGCGGTACCAACCCCGAGCATATCGCCAAACTGGCCCGGGGCATGGAAGAGCTTACGCCGTTGGAAAGAAAGCCGGTGGAAACGGCCATGCTCTCCTCGGCCACCCAGGCGCTGATTACGGGTTCAAACAGTACCATCCGCATTATCGGTGAACGCATCAACCCGACCGGGAAAAAGATCCTGCAAGGGGAATTGAAGGCGGGAAACATGGCCTATGTGCGCAAACTGGCCCGGGACCAGGCCGCGGCCGGGGCCGACCTGCTGGACATCAACGCCGGTATGCCCGGGATTGATGAAAAACAGACCCTTTTAGATATCATTTCAAGTGTGGTGCCGGTGGTCAATCTGCCCTTGGTCATTGACTCCTCGGACCCGGATGTGGTGGAAGCCGCCGTACGGTACTACCCGGGCCGGGCGTTGATCAATTCAATTTCAGCGGAAAAAGAGAAGCTTGAAAAACTGCTGCCGGTGGCGGCCAAGTATGGGGCCATGCTCATTGTGCTGCCCCTGGCCGACAATGAATTGCCGGACAAGGCTGAACGAAGAAAAGAGCTGGTCACTGAAATTGCCGAACGGGCCGCAGTCTATGGGTATAAAAATAAAGATCTGGTTGTGGACGGGCTGGTCATGACCGTATCCAGTAATCCCCAGGCCGCCAAAGAGACCCTGGCAACCGTTAAGTGGGCGTCGGAACAGGGGTTTGGTACGGTTCTCGGGTTGTCAAACATCTCCTTTGGTCTGCCCGAGCGCGGTTGGGTGAATGCCTCCTTTTTTGCCATGGCTGCCGGTGCCGGGCTCTCCTGGGCCATTGCCAACCCGTCCCATGAGCTTTTGATGAATACCAAAGCGGCCTCGGATGTTTTAACCGGACGGGACCGGGATGCTTTGTCATATATCCAGCGATTTGCCAAGGATAAAAACGCGGAAAAGAAAAAAGAGACAACCGCTAAAAAACCAGCGGATCTGCCCGTGGAAGACCAGATTGTGGAGGCGGTGATTGAGGGCCGAAGGGAGGACATTGAACGGCTTTGTAATCAAGCCCTTGAAAAGGGGATGGCTCCGTCCGAACTGTTGGAAAAAAAGATGATCCCGGCCATCATGACCGTGGGGGAATACTATGACCAAAAAAAATATTTCCTTCCCCAGCTCATTGCCAGTGCCGAGACCATGCAAAACGGGTTTGCCGTGCTTGAACCCGCTCTTCAGGCTGCCGGTTCCAATGAAAAAAAAGGTACCCTGGTTTTTGCCACGGTTCAGGGGGATATCCACGACATTGGAAAAAACATCGTGGTGCTGATGCTCAGAAATTTCGGGTTTGATGTGATTGATCTGGGCAAGGATGTCACGGCCGAAGATATTGTTGAGGCGGCCCAGACCCACAAGGCCGATCTTATCGGGCTGTCCGCCCTGATGACCACCACCATGGTGCGTATGCCCGAGGTCATTGCCCTGGCAAAGGAGAACGGGCTTGCATGCAAGGTCATGGTGGGCGGTGCCGTGGTGACCCGGGAATGGGCCGAATCCATTGGCGCTGAATATTCTTCCGACGGTGTTGAAGCGGTCAATGTGGCGGCCCGGATTTGCATGGACAACAGATAA
- a CDS encoding DUF5658 family protein yields the protein MTVSSIANKNKRGIVFADSFRMNSTSINYIRRSTTERRLNRFGGLRWLFTPGRRRRVRRKGDRTRVNILDYYPPKWFYFLVATLLLSVVDAFLTLWLIDHGAVELNKIMAYYLNKGPYIFISVKYFLTAAAVTITVLISHTFFRSFRIRSEYMLMVFFSFFACVVVWELYLIVRFVI from the coding sequence ATGACGGTATCTTCTATTGCGAATAAAAACAAAAGAGGCATAGTATTTGCTGATTCATTTAGAATGAATTCAACATCCATAAATTACATAAGGCGCTCAACTACTGAGCGGCGCTTGAATCGCTTTGGGGGGCTTCGATGGCTATTTACACCGGGGCGCCGTCGTCGTGTGCGTAGGAAAGGTGACCGGACCAGAGTTAATATCCTGGATTATTACCCACCGAAATGGTTTTATTTCCTGGTGGCAACATTATTATTGAGTGTGGTCGATGCCTTTCTGACGCTTTGGCTTATCGATCATGGTGCTGTGGAACTCAATAAGATTATGGCCTATTATCTTAACAAGGGCCCTTATATTTTCATATCTGTTAAATATTTTTTAACAGCGGCCGCGGTTACGATTACTGTTTTAATAAGCCATACATTTTTCCGGTCTTTCAGGATACGATCCGAGTACATGCTTATGGTATTTTTCAGTTTTTTTGCCTGCGTGGTTGTATGGGAATTATACCTGATAGTGCGTTTTGTAATTTGA
- a CDS encoding helix-turn-helix domain-containing protein: MNIKYPYHVRMPGYLGKAIRDSRKQKKMTQKDLADITGTSVKFISDVERGKKTVQIDKVFDLLGALSLRIYVSDKPLVQETANGESFDFLG; encoded by the coding sequence ATGAATATTAAGTATCCATATCATGTCAGAATGCCCGGGTATCTTGGCAAAGCAATCAGAGATTCCCGGAAGCAAAAAAAAATGACCCAGAAGGACCTGGCGGATATTACCGGCACCAGTGTAAAATTCATCAGTGATGTGGAAAGGGGAAAGAAAACGGTTCAAATTGATAAGGTCTTTGATTTGCTTGGGGCGTTATCTCTACGGATATACGTTTCTGATAAACCTTTAGTGCAGGAGACAGCCAATGGAGAATCTTTCGATTTTCTGGGGTAA
- a CDS encoding type II toxin-antitoxin system HipA family toxin → MENLSIFWGKRLVGTLSRHTKGRVQFKYARQWLKTVGRPISLSLPCREEKFPPALSTAFFENLLPESGVRYILAFNNQFDKKDTFAFLDRYGRDCAGALSIMAQGQEPDLTPWCYEDVTQKLTQALDRLETSSDQRQLYLEMQPARLSIAGVQDKLPVYFKENKFYLPTNSGSATTHIIKPMNPMFPGIQRNEAFCMDLARIIGIRVPNSKLIQMGPHELYLVERFDRKILPERVARIHQEDFCQAMGLPVDRKYQIKGGPGFRQCRSLIDEYLSPSAQIRAEMAFVLVFNALIGNHDAHGKNFSIIHGSEFTMAPYYDLLSTQVYATLEKHFSMSIGKTFRQDRLHVNAFKAFAEDIKLRPSKLAEIMGKAIRPVELIYKAVLAKHKKEYGPAPIYRDLSRVISGNIEQLKTIQKALV, encoded by the coding sequence ATGGAGAATCTTTCGATTTTCTGGGGTAAGCGCCTTGTGGGCACGCTTTCTCGGCATACCAAAGGGCGGGTTCAATTTAAGTATGCGCGCCAATGGTTGAAAACCGTTGGTCGGCCAATATCCTTATCCCTGCCGTGCAGGGAAGAAAAATTCCCCCCGGCGCTCAGTACGGCTTTTTTTGAAAACCTGCTTCCGGAAAGTGGCGTCCGGTACATTCTGGCGTTTAACAATCAATTTGATAAAAAAGACACCTTTGCGTTTCTTGATCGCTATGGCCGGGATTGCGCCGGCGCTCTGTCCATCATGGCGCAAGGGCAGGAACCCGATCTTACGCCATGGTGCTATGAGGATGTAACCCAAAAGCTGACCCAGGCCCTGGATCGTTTGGAAACATCTTCAGATCAACGGCAATTGTATTTGGAAATGCAGCCGGCCCGTCTTTCCATTGCCGGGGTCCAGGATAAACTGCCTGTCTATTTTAAAGAAAATAAATTTTATCTGCCCACCAATTCCGGTTCGGCAACAACCCACATTATAAAACCCATGAATCCCATGTTTCCCGGGATACAGAGAAATGAAGCCTTTTGCATGGATCTGGCCCGAATCATCGGAATCCGGGTACCCAACTCCAAATTAATTCAAATGGGTCCCCATGAACTTTATCTGGTGGAAAGGTTTGACAGAAAAATTCTTCCGGAACGGGTGGCCCGGATCCACCAGGAAGATTTCTGCCAGGCCATGGGCCTGCCGGTTGACAGAAAATATCAGATAAAAGGCGGTCCTGGATTCAGGCAATGCAGATCATTGATTGACGAATATCTAAGCCCGAGTGCCCAAATAAGGGCGGAAATGGCGTTTGTTCTAGTGTTCAATGCCTTAATCGGAAATCATGATGCCCACGGCAAAAACTTTTCCATCATTCATGGCAGTGAATTTACAATGGCACCCTATTATGACCTGTTGTCCACCCAGGTTTATGCCACCTTGGAAAAGCACTTTTCAATGTCCATCGGGAAAACATTTCGACAGGACAGATTACATGTCAACGCGTTTAAAGCATTCGCCGAAGACATAAAACTTAGACCGAGCAAACTGGCTGAAATTATGGGTAAAGCTATCCGGCCGGTTGAGTTAATATATAAAGCCGTTCTTGCCAAACACAAAAAGGAATATGGGCCGGCCCCAATTTATAGGGATTTATCCCGGGTGATATCAGGTAATATTGAACAACTTAAAACGATTCAAAAAGCGCTTGTATAA
- the sixA gene encoding phosphohistidine phosphatase SixA produces the protein MSVFLVQHGLSLPKTEDPERGLSDRGREETFKIAEVAAGYGVKISKIFHSGKKRAEQTARIMAETLCADPGIEQMADISAMDDVKGLGNLLDPDSNHMVVGHLPYMEKLVSYLTTGREEPKVLKFQNSGIVCLDQDKSGWFIRWTLNPNIS, from the coding sequence ATGTCGGTATTTCTTGTACAGCATGGGCTGAGCCTGCCCAAAACCGAAGACCCTGAACGAGGGTTGTCTGACAGGGGCCGTGAGGAGACCTTCAAAATAGCCGAAGTGGCCGCCGGTTATGGCGTTAAAATCTCCAAAATTTTTCATTCCGGGAAAAAACGTGCGGAACAGACCGCCCGGATAATGGCTGAAACCCTTTGTGCCGATCCCGGCATTGAGCAGATGGCGGATATTTCTGCCATGGATGATGTAAAGGGTCTTGGCAACCTGCTTGATCCCGATTCAAACCATATGGTGGTGGGCCATCTTCCCTATATGGAAAAATTAGTCTCTTACCTGACCACAGGCCGGGAAGAACCCAAAGTTCTAAAATTTCAGAATTCAGGGATTGTCTGTCTTGATCAGGATAAATCGGGATGGTTTATCCGCTGGACCCTGAATCCCAACATTTCTTAA